The following are encoded together in the Bradyrhizobium algeriense genome:
- a CDS encoding YcgN family cysteine cluster protein gives MTAPPKRASSQEGFFWKTKTLEEMSSAEWESLCDGCARCCLEKLEDEDTGKIYFTHVSCKLLDSGLCACKDYHNRSDKVPDCVRLTPENVRTLTWLPPSCGYKLVAEGRDLYWWHPLISGDPNTVHEAGVSVRGRVLGTEDEIPDEDLEDHIVQWPALLPNRARLKKRPKV, from the coding sequence ATGACCGCACCGCCCAAGCGAGCTTCCAGCCAGGAGGGATTCTTCTGGAAAACCAAGACGTTGGAGGAAATGTCCAGCGCCGAATGGGAAAGCCTGTGCGACGGCTGCGCGCGCTGCTGCCTGGAAAAGCTCGAGGACGAGGATACCGGGAAAATCTACTTCACCCATGTTTCCTGCAAGCTGCTGGATTCCGGCCTATGCGCCTGCAAGGACTACCATAACCGTTCCGACAAGGTTCCGGATTGTGTCCGCCTGACGCCCGAGAACGTCCGCACCCTGACCTGGCTGCCGCCGAGCTGCGGCTACAAACTGGTCGCGGAGGGACGCGATCTCTATTGGTGGCACCCGCTGATTTCGGGGGACCCCAACACCGTGCATGAAGCCGGGGTTTCGGTGCGCGGCAGGGTGCTGGGCACCGAGGACGAGATTCCGGACGAAGACCTCGAAGACCATATTGTGCAATGGCCGGCGCTGTTGCCGAACCGGGCGCGTCTGAAGAAGCGGCCCAAAGTTTGA
- a CDS encoding PBP1A family penicillin-binding protein, with translation MRQILPPQWNQKIRNFLLDLDARIDSTLFSSGKGLRELYERYSTFMDRFYVGRWKRWVFIEPFSEAATIGLGGLIVMLALAIPAFRETADDDWLKKSDLAVSFLDRYGNPIGSRGIKHNDSIPLEDFPDNLIKATLATEDRRFYDHFGIDFPGTARALVTNAQAGGVRQGGSSITQQLAKNLFLSNERTIERKVKEAFLAVWLETRLTKNEILKLYLDRAYMGGGTFGVDGAAHFYFNKSARDVNLAESAMLAGLFKAPTKYAPHINLPAARARANIVLDNLVDAGFMTEGQVFGARRNPAMAVDRRDENSPNYYLDYAFEEMRKLVDTFPKSYVERVFVVRTAIDMNVQRAAEDAVENQLRQFGRDYHATQAATVVADLDGGVRAMVGGRDYGASQFNRSTDAYRQPGSSFKPYVYTTALLNGYKPSSIVVDGPVCIGNWCPQNYGHSYSGSVTLTQAITRSINVVPVKLSIALGGKSPNPAKAGRVKITEVARKFGLTAPLPDTPSMPIGSDEVTVLEHAVAYATFPNKGKSVKPHAVLEVRTGAGDLVWRFDRDGKKPVQAIPASVAADMAWMMSHVVSEGTARRAALDGIPTAGKTGTTNAYRDAWFVGYTGNFTCAVWYGNDDYSPTNRMTGGSLPAQTWHDIMLVAHQGVEVKEIPGIGMGTKLPPPAQPANVAANSAARVLETKPGPPPVLTKRGADILVRVEKLLDEAGKAAGKTSSNDQKQPAKPVTSGALAFPENYIAAAGDQPAPAQRKN, from the coding sequence GTGCGCCAGATCCTACCTCCGCAGTGGAATCAGAAGATCCGGAACTTCCTTCTGGATCTGGATGCGCGCATCGATTCGACGCTGTTCTCGTCGGGCAAGGGCCTGCGCGAGTTGTACGAGCGCTACTCCACCTTCATGGACCGCTTCTATGTCGGCCGCTGGAAGCGCTGGGTCTTCATCGAACCGTTTTCGGAAGCCGCCACGATCGGCCTCGGCGGGCTGATCGTGATGCTGGCGCTCGCGATCCCCGCGTTTCGCGAAACCGCCGATGACGACTGGCTGAAGAAATCCGATCTCGCAGTATCGTTCCTCGACCGCTACGGCAATCCGATCGGCAGCCGCGGCATCAAGCACAATGACTCGATCCCGCTGGAAGACTTTCCGGACAATCTGATCAAGGCGACGCTCGCCACCGAAGACCGCCGCTTCTACGACCATTTCGGCATCGACTTCCCCGGCACCGCGCGCGCCCTCGTCACCAACGCGCAGGCCGGCGGCGTGCGCCAGGGCGGCTCCTCGATCACGCAGCAATTGGCGAAGAACCTGTTCCTGAGCAACGAGCGCACCATCGAGCGCAAGGTGAAGGAGGCGTTTCTGGCGGTCTGGCTGGAGACGCGGCTGACCAAGAACGAGATCCTGAAGCTCTATCTGGACCGCGCCTATATGGGCGGCGGCACGTTCGGCGTCGACGGCGCGGCGCATTTCTACTTCAACAAGTCGGCGCGCGACGTCAATCTCGCTGAATCCGCCATGCTGGCCGGCCTGTTCAAGGCGCCGACCAAATACGCCCCGCACATCAACCTGCCCGCCGCCCGCGCCCGCGCCAACATCGTGCTCGACAACCTCGTCGATGCCGGCTTCATGACCGAAGGACAGGTGTTCGGTGCGCGGCGCAATCCGGCGATGGCCGTCGACCGCCGCGACGAAAATTCACCGAACTATTACCTCGACTACGCCTTCGAAGAGATGCGCAAGCTGGTCGACACCTTCCCGAAATCCTATGTCGAGCGCGTCTTCGTGGTCCGCACCGCGATCGACATGAACGTGCAGCGCGCCGCCGAAGACGCCGTCGAAAACCAGCTCCGCCAGTTCGGCCGCGACTATCACGCCACGCAGGCCGCCACCGTGGTCGCCGATCTCGATGGCGGCGTCCGCGCCATGGTGGGCGGCCGCGACTACGGCGCCAGCCAGTTCAACCGTTCGACCGACGCCTACCGGCAGCCGGGCTCCTCGTTCAAACCCTATGTCTACACCACAGCGCTCTTGAACGGTTACAAGCCGTCATCGATCGTGGTCGACGGTCCGGTCTGCATCGGCAATTGGTGCCCGCAGAACTATGGCCACTCCTATTCCGGCTCGGTGACGCTGACCCAGGCGATCACCCGCTCGATCAATGTCGTGCCGGTGAAGCTGTCGATTGCGCTCGGCGGCAAGTCGCCGAACCCCGCCAAGGCCGGCCGCGTCAAGATCACCGAGGTGGCGCGGAAGTTCGGCCTCACAGCCCCCCTGCCGGATACGCCGTCGATGCCGATCGGCTCCGATGAAGTCACCGTGCTCGAACACGCGGTCGCCTATGCGACGTTCCCGAACAAGGGCAAATCCGTAAAGCCTCACGCGGTGCTGGAAGTGCGCACCGGCGCCGGCGATCTGGTCTGGCGCTTCGACCGCGACGGCAAGAAGCCGGTGCAGGCCATTCCCGCCTCCGTCGCCGCCGACATGGCGTGGATGATGAGCCACGTCGTCAGCGAGGGCACCGCCCGCCGCGCCGCCCTCGACGGCATTCCGACCGCGGGCAAGACCGGCACCACCAACGCCTACCGCGACGCCTGGTTCGTCGGCTATACCGGCAACTTCACCTGCGCGGTCTGGTACGGCAATGACGACTACTCGCCGACCAACCGCATGACCGGCGGTTCGCTGCCCGCGCAAACCTGGCACGACATCATGCTCGTCGCCCATCAGGGCGTCGAGGTGAAGGAAATCCCCGGCATCGGCATGGGCACGAAACTGCCGCCGCCCGCCCAGCCTGCCAACGTCGCGGCCAACAGCGCGGCACGGGTGCTGGAGACCAAGCCGGGACCGCCGCCGGTATTGACCAAGCGCGGCGCGGATATTCTGGTGCGCGTCGAAAAGCTGCTCGACGAGGCCGGCAAGGCCGCGGGCAAGACCTCGTCGAACGATCAGAAGCAGCCCGCCAAGCCGGTCACATCAGGCGCGCTGGCCTTCCCCGAGAATTATATCGCGGCCGCTGGCGACCAGCCTGCACCGGCGCAGCGGAAGAATTAA
- a CDS encoding DUF1214 domain-containing protein, with amino-acid sequence MRLIFIILLALALATAVGLGSTYMTATRGTDLGTLTIGAWTARPKSGTAEVDPYSRASIARSGELPIGTGDGIAFSATSDDKNKPLDGRCDVVVSGVTPAARFWTLTLFDRKGHLVANSLQRYGFTSQEIVRGSDGAFEIRVAARSRAGNWLPTGGIERYALMLRLYDTPVGVATRTQRDAPMPSITTVGCP; translated from the coding sequence GTGCGGCTGATCTTCATCATCTTGCTGGCGTTGGCGCTTGCCACGGCCGTCGGTCTCGGCTCGACCTACATGACGGCGACGCGCGGCACCGATCTCGGCACGCTCACGATCGGCGCCTGGACCGCGCGGCCCAAGAGCGGCACCGCCGAGGTCGATCCCTATTCGCGCGCCTCGATTGCCCGCAGCGGCGAACTGCCGATCGGCACCGGTGACGGCATCGCCTTCTCGGCCACGTCAGACGACAAGAACAAGCCGCTCGACGGGCGCTGCGACGTGGTTGTCAGCGGGGTGACGCCGGCGGCCCGGTTCTGGACGCTGACGCTGTTCGACCGCAAGGGCCATCTGGTCGCCAATTCGCTGCAGCGCTATGGCTTCACCAGCCAGGAAATCGTCCGTGGCTCCGACGGCGCGTTCGAGATCCGCGTGGCGGCGCGGTCGCGGGCCGGAAACTGGCTGCCGACCGGCGGCATCGAGCGCTACGCGCTGATGCTGCGGCTCTACGATACGCCGGTCGGCGTGGCGACGCGGACGCAGCGCGACGCGCCGATGCCTTCCATCACGACGGTAGGCTGCCCATGA
- a CDS encoding DUF1254 domain-containing protein — MIRLVFTIIAGVLLGGVVHLVSVLALPRIATQDAYSRLTPMTKENAVTALPLAEPNNAPMPFMDPAFAVAICRYDLTGGPIKLTVPVSQAYTSVSFYTRNEVAYYAINDRSAGRKVIELDLMTEEQHSELPEDEEVTAADRLIIDSPTATGLIVLKALAPEPGLMPQAQASLAASQCTVQTEPPPAKQPEPAPPPPAPAPRSKR, encoded by the coding sequence ATGATCCGGCTGGTATTCACCATCATCGCGGGCGTGCTGCTGGGCGGCGTGGTGCATCTCGTCAGCGTGCTGGCGCTGCCGCGCATTGCCACCCAGGACGCCTATTCGCGGCTGACGCCGATGACCAAGGAGAACGCCGTCACGGCGCTGCCGCTCGCCGAGCCCAACAACGCGCCGATGCCGTTCATGGACCCGGCCTTTGCGGTCGCGATCTGCCGCTATGACCTTACCGGCGGACCGATCAAGCTGACGGTGCCGGTCAGCCAGGCCTATACCTCGGTGTCGTTCTATACGCGCAATGAGGTCGCCTATTACGCGATCAACGACCGCTCCGCCGGCCGCAAGGTGATCGAACTCGACCTGATGACGGAAGAGCAGCATTCCGAATTGCCGGAGGATGAGGAAGTCACCGCCGCCGACCGGCTGATCATCGACTCCCCCACCGCGACCGGCCTGATCGTGCTGAAGGCCTTGGCGCCGGAGCCCGGCTTGATGCCGCAGGCGCAGGCCTCGCTCGCGGCGTCGCAGTGCACCGTGCAGACCGAGCCGCCACCTGCCAAGCAACCCGAACCGGCGCCGCCTCCCCCGGCCCCTGCGCCACGGTCCAAGCGCTGA
- a CDS encoding MBL fold metallo-hydrolase translates to MGPADDAARLDPAETAVLQVETLGYSRSDVRHLLLTHLDRDHAGGIPDFPNAKVHVHRREYDVAVALRTPAPKGRYITAQWQHGPQWAFYAEGGEDWFGFKGVRALGDREPDILMIPLPGHTSGHCGIAVRSGDKWLLHAGDAYFFHGQMQASPKMPLVLGMFQRRADMDRAMRVENQERLRALKANHGDAVTIFNSHDPVDYENCRCGQHQEVPAHARAGCD, encoded by the coding sequence ATGGGTCCGGCAGACGACGCCGCGCGGCTCGATCCGGCCGAGACCGCCGTGCTGCAGGTCGAGACGCTCGGCTATTCCAGAAGCGACGTGCGGCATCTGTTGCTGACGCATCTCGACCGCGATCATGCCGGCGGCATTCCGGATTTTCCGAATGCGAAGGTGCACGTCCATCGCCGCGAGTACGACGTGGCGGTAGCGCTCCGGACGCCGGCACCGAAGGGCCGCTACATCACCGCGCAATGGCAGCATGGTCCGCAATGGGCGTTCTACGCCGAAGGCGGCGAGGATTGGTTCGGCTTCAAGGGCGTGCGCGCGCTTGGCGACCGCGAGCCCGACATCCTGATGATCCCGCTGCCGGGCCATACATCAGGCCATTGCGGCATCGCCGTGCGGAGCGGGGACAAATGGCTGCTGCACGCCGGCGATGCCTATTTCTTCCACGGTCAGATGCAGGCTTCGCCAAAAATGCCGCTGGTGCTGGGCATGTTTCAGCGCCGCGCCGACATGGATCGCGCCATGCGCGTCGAAAACCAGGAGCGGCTGCGGGCGCTCAAGGCCAATCACGGCGATGCCGTGACCATCTTCAACAGTCATGATCCCGTGGACTACGAGAATTGCCGCTGCGGCCAACACCAGGAAGTGCCGGCTCACGCTAGAGCAGGATGTGATTAG
- a CDS encoding LysR family transcriptional regulator: MDIRELRYFAAVFRERNLTAAAKRCFISQPSISAAITNLEAELGTALFIRHKKGVAPTEAAEQFHVVARRIIDEADAAKNLFRKPATRSALTLGLMRTLDRPRTIALLKPLTGTSEIALRLVGVDDVADARIVSKNLLRADEHFVSLWVERYVAVLPPSHPLTLKERLRTADLAGVAMVDRCHCEQSEFFGRAASASRQPAAIAESEDWAMALVAAGVGIAIVPEGVARANSDVAVREIDVDVKREVGLAYSAVRPPSEALQNFIAQLQRQRPKAGRAKSAGKTGR, from the coding sequence ATGGATATCCGCGAGCTCCGCTATTTCGCGGCCGTGTTTAGGGAGCGCAACCTGACGGCGGCCGCCAAGCGCTGCTTCATCTCGCAGCCCTCGATCTCGGCGGCGATCACCAACCTGGAAGCCGAACTCGGCACGGCGCTGTTCATCCGGCACAAGAAGGGCGTGGCGCCGACGGAAGCGGCCGAACAATTCCACGTCGTGGCCCGCCGCATCATCGACGAGGCCGACGCCGCAAAAAACCTGTTCCGGAAACCTGCGACGCGGAGCGCATTGACGCTCGGCCTGATGCGCACGCTCGATCGGCCGCGAACCATTGCCCTCCTGAAGCCACTGACCGGGACTTCCGAGATCGCGCTCCGCCTCGTTGGCGTCGATGACGTCGCGGATGCGCGGATCGTTTCCAAAAACCTGCTGCGCGCCGACGAGCATTTCGTTTCGCTCTGGGTCGAGCGCTACGTCGCGGTCTTGCCGCCGTCGCATCCGCTGACGCTGAAGGAGCGGCTACGCACCGCGGACCTTGCCGGCGTCGCCATGGTCGATCGCTGTCATTGCGAGCAGAGCGAATTTTTCGGCCGCGCCGCATCGGCGTCACGGCAGCCCGCGGCGATTGCCGAATCGGAAGACTGGGCGATGGCGCTGGTGGCCGCCGGCGTCGGCATTGCCATCGTTCCCGAAGGCGTGGCGCGCGCCAATTCCGATGTCGCCGTGCGCGAGATCGACGTTGACGTGAAGCGCGAGGTGGGGCTCGCCTACAGCGCGGTGCGGCCGCCGTCGGAAGCCTTGCAGAACTTTATCGCACAACTGCAGCGGCAACGGCCCAAAGCGGGCCGTGCCAAATCGGCGGGCAAGACCGGGCGCTAG
- a CDS encoding methyltransferase, with protein MSRPASVHDLVQSHRITAVIYAAAKLKLAEVIGDEVKSVAELARLVSADESALRRLLVGLTTLGLCRQADRDRFAMTDLGRQLDETADPSFKDWVLFEGEMLAQSWSGLVDSVRSGKSAAELRGDGDDRYAATSNAPEWTRQFNAAMVSLTRTIVPKVVVAHDFAAARVVMDLGGGTGELIGGVLKHNPHLEGIAFDLARCEAEAHAHFDRLGIADRCRFVAGSFFEGVPGGADTILMKSILHNWKDDRCEVLLRNCRDALPAGGTLIVIERIMPELATTETQDRSCAMSDLNMLRGPGGCERTEAEYRRLAVLAGFAFVRTSGIGSFSLVQFRKVGH; from the coding sequence ATGAGCCGGCCAGCATCCGTGCATGATCTCGTGCAGTCGCATCGCATCACCGCAGTGATCTATGCGGCGGCGAAGCTCAAGCTCGCCGAGGTCATCGGCGATGAGGTGAAATCGGTGGCCGAACTCGCCCGGCTGGTGTCCGCCGACGAAAGTGCGCTGCGCAGACTGCTCGTTGGCCTGACGACACTTGGCCTATGCAGGCAGGCCGACCGGGACCGGTTTGCCATGACCGATCTCGGCCGGCAGCTCGACGAGACCGCCGACCCATCCTTCAAGGACTGGGTTCTCTTTGAGGGCGAGATGCTCGCGCAATCCTGGAGCGGACTGGTCGACTCGGTTCGCTCTGGGAAGAGCGCGGCCGAGTTGCGCGGCGATGGCGACGATCGCTATGCCGCGACAAGCAATGCGCCGGAATGGACCCGCCAGTTCAACGCTGCGATGGTCAGCCTCACGCGGACCATCGTTCCGAAGGTCGTTGTGGCGCACGACTTCGCGGCCGCGCGCGTTGTCATGGATCTCGGCGGCGGCACAGGCGAATTGATCGGCGGCGTGCTCAAGCACAACCCACATCTTGAGGGCATCGCCTTCGACCTTGCGCGCTGCGAGGCAGAAGCGCATGCGCATTTTGATCGACTTGGCATCGCCGATCGCTGCCGGTTCGTTGCCGGCAGTTTCTTTGAAGGAGTTCCGGGCGGTGCCGACACGATCCTGATGAAGAGCATCCTACACAATTGGAAAGACGATCGTTGCGAGGTCCTTCTGCGCAACTGCCGGGACGCGCTGCCGGCCGGCGGAACGTTGATCGTGATCGAGCGGATCATGCCGGAGCTTGCCACGACCGAGACCCAGGACCGCTCCTGCGCCATGAGCGATCTCAATATGCTGAGGGGACCTGGTGGCTGCGAGCGGACGGAAGCCGAGTATCGCAGGCTGGCCGTCTTGGCCGGCTTCGCCTTCGTCAGGACAAGCGGTATCGGCTCGTTCAGCTTAGTCCAATTCAGAAAGGTTGGACACTAA
- a CDS encoding Bug family tripartite tricarboxylate transporter substrate binding protein, with translation MITRRNVLTVSAAAAAFSAAHLVPRALAQPIARTVHILTGFTPGLQDALARLVAGQMSGYAQTIVVESRPGAGGRIAVEAVKSADADGAVMLFAPLGFMMFFPHVYKTLRYQPRDFTPVSTVASTPTLLTVGPKVPADVKTLADFVAWCRANPKLATFGTPGAGTTLHFLGTMLGRSAGFDFLHVPYQGNGAIQDLVKGVIAAAVMPIGSALGLVQSGDLRALATTGPRRCPFVPAVPTVREAGYPSLEDLTWFAFFVPAKTPASIVDKLNAAIQAALRTDEVRAGMAKLAVEPDAIAMGDFARLIASESDRWKAIVQATGFVPTD, from the coding sequence ATGATCACGCGTCGTAACGTGTTGACGGTGTCGGCGGCCGCTGCCGCGTTCTCCGCCGCGCATCTTGTGCCGCGGGCGCTTGCACAGCCGATCGCGAGAACCGTGCATATCCTGACGGGCTTCACGCCCGGGCTACAGGACGCCTTGGCGCGGCTCGTGGCCGGTCAGATGAGCGGCTATGCGCAAACCATCGTGGTCGAGAGCCGGCCGGGCGCAGGCGGTCGCATCGCGGTGGAGGCGGTGAAGAGCGCCGACGCCGACGGAGCGGTCATGCTGTTCGCGCCGCTCGGCTTCATGATGTTTTTTCCGCACGTCTATAAGACGCTGAGATACCAGCCGCGGGATTTCACGCCGGTGTCGACCGTCGCCTCGACCCCGACATTGCTGACGGTCGGCCCGAAGGTGCCGGCCGACGTCAAGACGCTGGCAGATTTCGTTGCTTGGTGCCGCGCCAATCCGAAGCTCGCCACCTTTGGCACGCCGGGCGCTGGAACCACGCTGCATTTTCTCGGTACGATGCTGGGCCGCAGCGCGGGCTTCGATTTTCTTCACGTGCCCTATCAGGGCAATGGCGCGATTCAGGATCTGGTCAAGGGCGTGATTGCAGCGGCTGTCATGCCGATCGGCAGCGCGCTCGGACTCGTCCAATCTGGAGACCTTCGTGCGCTGGCGACCACTGGGCCCCGCCGCTGCCCGTTCGTTCCGGCGGTACCGACGGTGCGGGAAGCTGGATATCCGTCGCTCGAGGACCTCACATGGTTTGCGTTCTTCGTTCCGGCGAAGACGCCGGCGTCGATCGTCGACAAGCTCAATGCCGCGATCCAGGCGGCCTTGCGCACCGACGAGGTCAGGGCCGGTATGGCAAAACTGGCCGTCGAGCCCGACGCGATCGCCATGGGAGACTTCGCCCGGCTGATCGCATCCGAATCCGACCGGTGGAAGGCGATCGTGCAGGCAACGGGGTTCGTCCCGACCGATTGA
- a CDS encoding winged helix-turn-helix domain-containing protein — MVAGLLFPYRQLILEQKDFNDRPRLRGGGLRYFFDNFSLDTDRRELRRGADVIAIAPQVFDLLGYLIGNRERVVSKDDLISTIWQGRVVTDVALTTRLNAVRKAIGDSGDEQRLIKTFPRKGVRFVATVREAPDPTIATVISSPSPAAGKPSLVVLPFANLSPDPAQDYFVDGVTESLTTDLSRMAGIFVIGRNTAFTYKGKHVDLTQIGRELGVRYVLEGSVQRAGGRMRINVQLIDAETGNHLWGERFDKQVAGLFDMQDEIGARLANQLGTELVMVEARRAARAPHPDSMDLYFQGMLYLNRGTDPASLSQARPFFEQALRLDAANVEAMVGMADVDAMRATSMLIDRTAPLRVVEASLAGILAHTPNHARAHCLMGVVQIFTKRAAQGIAECERALALDRNLATAHAWIGLGKCNLGRAEETEAHIMEAFRLSPRDNKASSWMNTAGVAQSYLGADETAVHWFKRSIETNRNIAPFVHFYLAAALAHLRQIEESRAYVQAGLILAPDFSIAQFHASSPTDNPTCLTQRARIADGLRKAGLRQK; from the coding sequence TTGGTCGCCGGCTTACTTTTTCCTTACCGGCAGCTTATTCTTGAACAGAAGGATTTCAACGATCGACCGCGGTTGCGGGGAGGTGGTTTGCGCTATTTCTTTGATAATTTTTCTCTCGACACCGACCGGCGTGAGCTGCGCCGCGGAGCGGATGTGATCGCCATCGCGCCACAGGTGTTCGACCTGCTCGGCTATCTGATCGGCAACCGCGAGCGCGTCGTCAGCAAGGACGACCTGATCAGCACAATCTGGCAAGGCCGCGTCGTCACGGACGTCGCTCTGACCACGCGGCTCAATGCGGTGCGGAAGGCGATCGGCGATTCCGGAGACGAGCAGCGACTCATCAAGACCTTTCCACGCAAGGGCGTCCGATTCGTCGCCACCGTTCGCGAGGCACCCGACCCGACAATAGCGACGGTCATCAGCTCGCCAAGCCCCGCCGCAGGCAAGCCGTCGCTCGTGGTTCTGCCCTTCGCCAATCTGAGCCCCGATCCCGCGCAAGATTATTTCGTCGACGGCGTGACCGAGAGCCTGACCACGGATCTGTCGCGAATGGCCGGCATCTTCGTGATCGGCCGCAACACCGCCTTCACCTACAAGGGAAAGCATGTCGATCTAACGCAGATCGGCCGCGAGCTCGGCGTTCGCTACGTGCTCGAGGGCTCGGTGCAGCGGGCTGGAGGCCGGATGCGCATCAACGTCCAGCTCATCGATGCCGAGACCGGCAATCATTTGTGGGGCGAACGTTTCGACAAACAGGTCGCCGGCCTCTTCGACATGCAGGACGAGATCGGTGCCCGTCTTGCCAATCAACTGGGAACCGAGCTGGTAATGGTGGAGGCACGGCGCGCAGCGCGGGCACCGCATCCGGATTCGATGGACCTGTACTTCCAGGGCATGTTGTATCTGAATCGCGGAACGGATCCCGCAAGCCTGTCGCAGGCGCGCCCATTCTTCGAACAAGCGCTCCGCCTGGACGCCGCGAACGTCGAAGCCATGGTGGGCATGGCCGACGTCGATGCCATGCGGGCTACCTCCATGCTGATCGACCGGACGGCGCCCCTGCGGGTGGTCGAGGCGTCCTTGGCCGGAATACTTGCCCACACGCCTAATCACGCGAGGGCGCATTGCCTGATGGGCGTCGTCCAGATTTTCACCAAACGCGCCGCCCAGGGCATTGCCGAATGTGAGCGGGCGTTGGCGCTGGATCGAAATCTGGCCACCGCCCATGCATGGATCGGACTTGGCAAGTGCAATCTGGGTCGGGCCGAGGAGACTGAAGCCCACATCATGGAAGCATTCCGGCTCTCTCCCCGCGACAACAAGGCCTCTTCCTGGATGAATACGGCCGGCGTAGCGCAGTCATATCTTGGAGCCGATGAGACGGCTGTTCACTGGTTCAAGCGCTCCATCGAGACCAACCGGAACATTGCCCCGTTCGTCCATTTCTATCTTGCCGCCGCGTTGGCTCATCTCCGTCAGATCGAGGAATCACGAGCTTATGTGCAGGCGGGGCTCATCCTTGCTCCGGATTTCAGTATCGCTCAATTCCACGCCAGTTCGCCAACGGATAATCCGACCTGTCTTACGCAGCGAGCTCGCATCGCCGACGGCCTACGCAAGGCAGGACTTCGCCAGAAATGA
- a CDS encoding DUF2336 domain-containing protein, whose product MTAAPLFPGFDGLMTLSRREGVDIRPTLLRVLTDLYVQTSVHSADEERQFVELTSRLIDQVDDATRAAVRARLAIYPATPAEIMDKLGLRRSSPGQDLPLAAPIAAAPASEPVVKAPTEAQLRMASTLSMRPNDAAEISDMFFAAGASERALILHNLADTPLKASPRIPAARAARALHILEMAAFAEDTENFALEIGEALILPQRIAEQVVHDPGGEPLACAARALDMPSAAFQRVLLFLNPEFGSSVHHVYRLSRLYDRLSERSALVMLAAWRGSTMAVTRAKYRAALYDDERHRARAATLQTRPAVQPGTAPAIRTGTDGSKR is encoded by the coding sequence ATGACCGCAGCTCCATTGTTTCCAGGATTCGACGGGCTGATGACGCTCTCGCGCCGCGAGGGCGTCGATATCAGGCCGACCTTGCTGCGCGTGCTGACCGACCTCTATGTCCAGACCAGCGTCCATTCCGCCGACGAGGAACGGCAGTTCGTCGAACTGACCTCCCGCCTGATCGACCAGGTCGATGACGCGACCCGCGCCGCGGTGCGGGCGCGGCTCGCGATCTATCCGGCGACCCCGGCCGAGATCATGGACAAGCTCGGGCTGCGGCGTTCGTCCCCCGGCCAGGACTTGCCGCTCGCAGCTCCGATTGCCGCGGCTCCGGCCAGCGAGCCTGTGGTGAAGGCGCCGACGGAAGCGCAGTTGCGGATGGCGTCCACCCTGTCGATGCGGCCCAACGATGCCGCCGAAATCAGCGACATGTTCTTCGCGGCGGGCGCCAGCGAACGCGCGCTGATCCTGCACAATCTTGCCGACACGCCGCTGAAAGCCTCGCCGCGAATTCCCGCAGCCCGCGCCGCGCGCGCGCTCCATATCCTGGAGATGGCCGCATTCGCCGAGGACACCGAAAACTTCGCGCTCGAAATCGGCGAAGCCTTGATCCTGCCGCAGCGGATTGCCGAACAGGTGGTGCACGATCCCGGCGGCGAGCCGCTGGCCTGCGCCGCGCGCGCGCTGGACATGCCGAGCGCCGCGTTCCAGCGCGTGCTGCTGTTCCTCAATCCCGAGTTCGGCTCATCCGTGCATCATGTTTATCGTTTGTCGCGGCTTTACGACCGCTTGAGCGAACGATCCGCGCTGGTGATGCTGGCGGCGTGGCGCGGCTCGACCATGGCGGTCACCCGCGCCAAATATCGCGCTGCGCTCTACGACGACGAACGCCATCGCGCCCGTGCGGCGACATTGCAAACACGGCCTGCCGTGCAGCCCGGAACGGCGCCGGCTATTCGCACTGGCACCGACGGCTCGAAGCGTTAG
- a CDS encoding DUF1491 family protein yields MRLKSSIWVAAYLRRCQTEGIFGAVRKRGAEEAGAVFVKVALLDGNAMLYAPAPQTVYDESRPAERLFAPASPQPVPEQSVEERLTKELRFDPDAWIVETEDRAGRHFLDLAKA; encoded by the coding sequence ATGCGATTGAAATCATCCATCTGGGTAGCCGCCTATCTGCGCCGCTGCCAGACTGAAGGAATCTTTGGCGCCGTGCGCAAGCGCGGCGCGGAGGAGGCGGGGGCGGTGTTCGTCAAGGTGGCGCTGCTCGACGGCAACGCCATGCTGTATGCACCGGCGCCGCAGACCGTCTATGACGAGAGCCGTCCGGCCGAGCGGCTGTTCGCGCCGGCCTCGCCGCAGCCGGTGCCGGAGCAATCGGTGGAGGAACGTCTCACCAAGGAACTCCGCTTCGATCCCGACGCCTGGATCGTCGAGACCGAAGACCGGGCAGGGCGGCACTTTCTGGATCTGGCGAAGGCTTAA